A stretch of the Fusobacterium varium genome encodes the following:
- a CDS encoding 5'-methylthioadenosine/S-adenosylhomocysteine nucleosidase, translating into MKIGIIGAMNEEVVELKAVMSDIKSEKIGNLEFFNGKLLGKDVVLVEGGIGKVNAAICATLIINHFKVDKVLFTGVAGGVNPNINIGDIVIGNDLIEHDFDSTAFGYELGQIPRMDTYIFKADQNLVDIACNVAEKEFGKYRVCVGRIVSGDEFVASIERIKWLRDTFEADCTEMEGAAVAHVCHIFNMPFLIIRAISDKANHDAKVDFPEFVKLAAKNSKTIIEGILNRL; encoded by the coding sequence ATGAAAATAGGTATAATAGGTGCAATGAATGAAGAAGTAGTAGAATTAAAAGCTGTAATGAGTGATATAAAATCTGAAAAAATTGGAAACCTTGAATTTTTTAATGGTAAACTTTTAGGAAAAGATGTAGTATTAGTTGAAGGTGGAATAGGAAAGGTAAATGCTGCAATATGTGCTACACTTATAATTAATCATTTCAAAGTAGATAAAGTGTTGTTTACAGGTGTGGCAGGAGGAGTAAATCCTAATATTAATATAGGAGATATAGTTATAGGAAACGATCTTATAGAACATGATTTTGACAGTACAGCTTTTGGATATGAATTGGGGCAGATACCAAGAATGGATACTTATATATTTAAAGCAGACCAAAACTTGGTTGATATAGCCTGCAATGTGGCTGAAAAAGAATTTGGAAAATATAGAGTGTGTGTGGGACGTATAGTAAGTGGAGATGAATTTGTTGCATCAATAGAAAGAATAAAGTGGCTAAGAGATACATTTGAAGCTGATTGTACAGAAATGGAAGGAGCAGCTGTAGCCCATGTATGTCATATATTTAATATGCCTTTTCTTATAATAAGAGCAATATCTGATAAAGCTAATCATGATGCAAAAGTTGACTTTCCTGAATTTGTAAAATTGGCAGCTAAAAATTCAAAAACTATAATAGAGGGGATATTAAACAGACTTTAA
- the folC gene encoding folylpolyglutamate synthase produces the protein MNINELLDELYSYSMHGIKLGLENIKKICEELGNPQNSYKIIHIAGTNGKGSTATTLETILLEAGYSVGKYTSPHILKFNERIRADGEDISDEDIAHYYEIVKEAIENIKIKPTFFEVTTAMMFKYFQDKEVDYVVLETGMGGRFDATNITKADLCIITNVTLDHTEYLGDTIYKIAREKAGIIKECPKVIVADNNDEFLKAINEERAKVVNVLEKYKSAEERLDFERFITEIKIDGEIFEFSLFGDYQFKNFLCAYEAALELGVLKEIIKKASKKVIWQCRFERYSTNPLVVLDGAHNPDGMIELKKVIEKGYKPEEVVAIVSILKDKDTKSMLKILKSVSSTLILTSLAENPRGVSGEEIYKQLSDTEGCTIENDLIKAYKKALSLNKKIILICGSFYLLSKFKEEING, from the coding sequence ATGAATATAAATGAATTATTAGATGAACTTTATTCATACTCAATGCATGGAATAAAATTAGGATTAGAAAATATAAAAAAAATATGTGAAGAATTGGGAAATCCTCAAAATTCATATAAAATAATTCATATAGCTGGAACTAATGGAAAGGGCTCAACTGCTACAACTTTAGAAACTATATTACTTGAAGCAGGTTATAGTGTAGGAAAATACACTTCTCCTCATATATTGAAATTTAATGAGAGAATAAGAGCAGATGGAGAAGATATTTCAGATGAAGATATAGCTCATTATTATGAGATAGTTAAAGAAGCTATAGAAAATATCAAAATAAAACCAACATTTTTTGAAGTTACAACTGCTATGATGTTCAAATATTTTCAGGACAAAGAAGTGGATTATGTAGTGCTTGAAACTGGTATGGGTGGCAGATTTGATGCTACTAATATAACTAAAGCAGATTTATGTATAATAACTAATGTTACTTTGGATCATACTGAATATTTAGGAGATACTATTTATAAAATAGCCAGAGAAAAAGCAGGAATAATAAAAGAGTGTCCTAAAGTAATAGTAGCAGATAATAATGATGAATTTTTGAAAGCTATAAATGAAGAAAGAGCAAAAGTAGTTAATGTTTTAGAAAAATATAAATCTGCTGAAGAAAGACTTGATTTTGAAAGATTTATAACAGAAATAAAAATAGATGGAGAGATTTTTGAGTTTTCTCTGTTTGGAGATTATCAATTTAAAAATTTTCTTTGTGCTTATGAAGCAGCATTAGAGTTAGGAGTATTGAAAGAGATAATAAAGAAAGCAAGTAAGAAAGTAATATGGCAATGCAGATTTGAAAGATACAGTACTAATCCTCTTGTAGTATTGGATGGAGCTCATAATCCAGATGGAATGATAGAGCTAAAAAAAGTAATAGAAAAAGGTTATAAACCAGAAGAGGTAGTAGCTATTGTATCTATATTAAAAGATAAGGATACAAAGAGTATGCTGAAGATTTTAAAAAGTGTTTCATCAACTTTAATATTGACATCTCTTGCCGAAAATCCAAGAGGAGTTTCTGGAGAGGAAATATACAAACAACTTTCAGATACAGAAGGATGCACTATAGAAAATGATTTGATAAAAGCTTATAAAAAGGCTTTATCTTTGAATAAAAAAATAATTCTTATATGTGGATCTTTTTATCTTTTAAGTAAATTTAAAGAGGAAATAAATGGGTAG
- a CDS encoding putative kinase, producing MNRVRKYKENIIVRDIMEHFNMDLINEGNLDFEINTPSLYQIGYELIGFFDEDGDELNKYLHIFGKKEAMFVDKLSSEKKSDMWNKYFTYNFPALIITGETKVTKEMVEAAKKNNKTILKSPMRTSKTIRELKFFLSKELAEEKMINGYMLLEILGVGVMLTGYEDAKLGVTIELLERGHKLITDNNLIIKRVAENDLEGYNRFDKTIMDSHFFIVNNRDGSKIDVTTQFGIKATRKMKRIDMLVVLEEWDEKKFYDRLGLDEVHEEFLGEKIPKVTVPVRKGRNLAIILETAALNYRLKMMGVNSAEYFMEESKKIIAANRVKQGDSDMNNDKLLPVRKLKNEFNLKVLHGEEKLDNTYVKTTGIHRPSLALSGYVDMYEDEGYTGVQLFSKVEFKYLESLSEEKRIENLKRYLEFHFPIIVLTSDAEMPQYFFELVKEKDLILCRSPYKKSSQLIANFNGFLETYFTPNLSLHGVFLELYGFGVLLVGKSGIGKSETALELIHRGHRLIADDMVKFVKDVSGDIIGKAAKLPYFMEIRGLGIIDIKTLYGLGAVRINKKLDIIIELKEQERDNYLTSVDYQSTSSEILGNKIPKVILYISSGRNAAAMVEIAVMNLMAIMLGHDPEKLYEEGLKRMTEEERKILEA from the coding sequence TTGAATAGAGTTAGAAAGTATAAAGAAAATATTATAGTAAGAGATATAATGGAACATTTTAATATGGATTTGATAAATGAAGGAAATCTTGATTTTGAAATAAATACTCCAAGCCTATATCAGATAGGGTATGAATTGATAGGTTTTTTTGATGAGGATGGAGATGAATTGAATAAGTATCTTCATATATTCGGAAAAAAAGAAGCTATGTTTGTAGATAAATTATCTTCAGAAAAAAAATCTGATATGTGGAATAAATATTTTACATATAATTTTCCAGCTCTTATTATAACTGGAGAAACAAAAGTTACAAAAGAAATGGTAGAGGCTGCTAAAAAGAATAATAAAACTATATTGAAAAGCCCTATGAGAACTTCTAAAACTATAAGAGAATTAAAATTCTTTTTATCTAAAGAATTAGCTGAAGAAAAAATGATTAATGGTTATATGCTCCTTGAAATACTTGGAGTAGGAGTAATGCTTACTGGATATGAAGATGCAAAACTTGGAGTAACTATAGAACTTTTAGAAAGAGGGCATAAACTCATAACTGATAATAATCTTATTATAAAAAGAGTGGCTGAGAATGATTTAGAAGGGTATAATCGTTTTGATAAGACTATAATGGACAGTCATTTTTTTATAGTAAATAATAGAGATGGAAGTAAAATAGATGTAACTACTCAGTTTGGAATAAAAGCAACAAGAAAAATGAAAAGAATAGATATGCTTGTAGTGCTTGAAGAATGGGATGAAAAAAAGTTTTATGACAGACTTGGTTTAGATGAAGTACATGAAGAATTTTTAGGAGAAAAAATTCCGAAAGTAACAGTACCTGTAAGAAAAGGAAGAAATCTTGCAATAATTTTAGAAACAGCAGCTTTAAATTATAGATTAAAAATGATGGGAGTAAATTCAGCTGAATATTTTATGGAAGAATCCAAAAAAATAATAGCAGCAAATAGAGTAAAACAAGGAGATAGTGATATGAATAATGATAAACTGCTTCCAGTTAGAAAATTAAAAAATGAATTTAACTTAAAAGTTTTACATGGAGAAGAAAAATTAGATAATACATATGTAAAAACAACAGGAATCCATCGGCCATCTTTAGCATTATCAGGATATGTTGATATGTATGAAGATGAAGGATATACTGGAGTTCAGCTTTTTTCAAAAGTAGAATTTAAATATTTGGAAAGTTTATCTGAAGAAAAAAGAATAGAAAATCTAAAAAGATATCTGGAATTTCATTTTCCTATAATAGTTCTTACATCTGATGCTGAAATGCCTCAATACTTTTTTGAACTGGTAAAAGAAAAAGATCTCATATTATGCAGAAGTCCATATAAAAAATCTTCTCAGTTGATAGCGAATTTTAATGGTTTTTTAGAAACATATTTTACCCCTAATTTGTCACTTCATGGTGTATTTTTAGAATTATATGGATTTGGAGTGCTTCTTGTAGGAAAAAGTGGAATAGGGAAAAGTGAAACTGCACTTGAACTTATTCATAGAGGTCATAGACTAATAGCTGATGATATGGTAAAATTTGTAAAAGATGTAAGTGGCGATATAATAGGTAAGGCAGCTAAACTTCCATACTTCATGGAGATAAGAGGATTAGGGATAATAGATATAAAGACTTTATATGGATTAGGTGCTGTAAGAATAAATAAAAAATTAGATATTATAATAGAATTAAAAGAACAGGAAAGAGATAACTATCTCACATCTGTAGATTATCAAAGTACTTCATCAGAGATATTAGGAAACAAAATACCTAAAGTAATACTATATATTTCCTCTGGAAGAAATGCAGCTGCAATGGTAGAGATAGCTGTTATGAATCTTATGGCAATAATGCTTGGTCATGATCCAGAAAAACTTTATGAAGAAGGATTAAAAAGAATGACTGAAGAAGAAAGAAAAATTTTAGAGGCTTAA